In Methanothrix sp., a genomic segment contains:
- a CDS encoding aconitase X catalytic domain-containing protein produces the protein MYLSRDEEAVYRGDRGETLRRMMEILVALGDIYGAERLVQVKSVQIAGVSYKNIGDAGLEWISDLEGEVVVPSILNPAGMDLYCWQDMGISEQFASKQKEIIEAYRRLGVTVDCTCTPYQIYDDLAQRDDHLAWSESSAVSYANSVIGARSNREGGPSALAAALIGKTALYGYHLDINRQPSHIIEVKADLAGSDYGALGLLAGREVGDGVPLFRLRSTPSRDELKALGAAMAASGSVALYYVDGVTPGPPVPPGSAADHDGCERISIEKEEIEAVYEESRGADADIVALGCPHCSREELERIADLLAGQRVQREMWVCTARKIRDSCPELVERIESSGARVFCDTCMVVSPATEGFGRMMVNSGKALVYLPGLGGVDAAFGSLEECIDVALGRRR, from the coding sequence ATGTATCTCTCTCGCGATGAAGAGGCTGTATACCGGGGAGATCGGGGTGAGACCCTTCGCCGGATGATGGAGATCCTGGTAGCCCTGGGCGACATCTACGGGGCAGAGAGGCTCGTTCAGGTGAAATCGGTGCAGATTGCCGGGGTATCCTATAAGAATATCGGAGATGCTGGCCTGGAATGGATATCCGATCTTGAGGGAGAGGTGGTCGTCCCCAGCATTCTAAATCCCGCCGGCATGGACCTTTATTGTTGGCAGGATATGGGGATCAGTGAGCAGTTCGCCTCCAAGCAGAAGGAGATCATCGAGGCCTACCGCCGGCTGGGAGTGACAGTCGACTGCACCTGCACCCCCTACCAGATCTACGACGACCTGGCCCAAAGAGATGACCATCTGGCCTGGAGCGAGTCCTCGGCGGTCTCTTATGCCAATTCAGTTATCGGCGCCAGAAGCAATCGAGAGGGAGGCCCCTCTGCTCTGGCTGCCGCTCTGATCGGCAAGACTGCTCTGTACGGCTACCATCTGGATATCAACCGCCAGCCCAGCCATATCATCGAGGTGAAGGCGGATCTCGCGGGCTCTGACTATGGCGCCCTTGGACTTCTGGCTGGCAGAGAGGTGGGTGATGGTGTTCCTCTCTTCCGGCTCCGGTCCACGCCCAGCAGGGATGAGCTGAAGGCTCTGGGGGCGGCGATGGCTGCCAGTGGCTCAGTGGCTCTCTACTATGTGGATGGCGTCACCCCCGGTCCGCCCGTTCCCCCCGGTTCCGCGGCAGATCATGATGGATGTGAGAGGATCAGCATTGAGAAGGAGGAGATCGAGGCGGTCTATGAGGAGAGCAGAGGAGCTGATGCCGATATAGTGGCCCTGGGATGCCCTCACTGCTCTCGAGAGGAGCTGGAGAGGATAGCCGACCTCCTGGCCGGGCAGAGGGTTCAAAGGGAGATGTGGGTCTGCACTGCCCGCAAGATCAGAGACTCATGCCCAGAGCTGGTGGAAAGGATAGAGTCCTCCGGGGCCCGGGTATTTTGTGATACCTGCATGGTGGTCTCACCGGCCACAGAGGGGTTTGGAAGGATGATGGTCAACTCGGGCAAGGCTCTGGTCTACCTGCCCGGGCTGGGGGGGGTGGATGCCGCCTTCGGCAGCCTGGAAGAGTGCATCGATGTCGCTTTGGGGAGGAGGAGATGA
- the mtrH gene encoding tetrahydromethanopterin S-methyltransferase subunit H, whose protein sequence is MFRFKNGQSIVNVAGVRFGGQPGLLPTVLCGTIFYQGHRIVEDDEKGRFDRSAAERMMLRQSELSGETGCPFVPHIYARTASALLRYLDFIEGIWSGPFIIDSAEKSTRSAALSLLSELGYADRAIFNSISIATDEAEARALLDNEVDSAIILAYNPGEPGVEGGMQILENGGRVKDEGLVPLARRLGISNILIDPGVMPMGNGAGSSLRFSVVAKSRLGLPVGSGIHNAISSWQWLKGRDRINRSCCDAAAACMQLAMGGDFLLYGPIESGEVIFPAAAMADILVAEAVRDLEVYPEATHPLFRLV, encoded by the coding sequence ATGTTCCGTTTCAAGAATGGGCAATCGATAGTCAATGTGGCCGGGGTGAGGTTTGGAGGGCAGCCTGGATTGCTGCCCACCGTCCTTTGCGGCACCATCTTCTATCAGGGGCACAGAATTGTCGAGGATGATGAAAAGGGCAGATTCGATCGCTCTGCAGCAGAGAGGATGATGCTCCGCCAGTCCGAGCTCTCCGGGGAGACGGGATGCCCTTTTGTCCCTCATATCTATGCCCGGACAGCTTCTGCCCTGCTGAGATATCTGGATTTCATAGAGGGGATCTGGTCTGGGCCCTTCATCATCGACTCGGCTGAGAAGAGCACTCGCTCTGCAGCCCTATCTCTGCTCTCGGAGCTGGGGTATGCCGATAGGGCCATATTCAACAGCATAAGCATAGCCACCGACGAGGCCGAGGCCAGGGCTTTGCTGGATAACGAGGTTGACAGCGCCATCATCCTCGCCTACAACCCGGGCGAGCCGGGGGTGGAGGGGGGGATGCAGATCCTGGAGAACGGTGGCCGGGTGAAGGATGAGGGGCTCGTCCCCCTGGCCAGAAGGCTTGGGATAAGCAACATTCTCATCGATCCGGGTGTGATGCCCATGGGAAACGGGGCGGGCTCTTCTCTGCGCTTTTCTGTAGTCGCCAAGTCCCGCCTGGGGCTGCCTGTGGGCTCGGGAATTCATAATGCCATCAGCTCCTGGCAGTGGCTCAAGGGGAGGGATAGAATCAACCGCAGTTGTTGCGATGCTGCTGCTGCCTGCATGCAGCTGGCCATGGGGGGCGACTTTCTCCTCTACGGCCCCATTGAGAGCGGTGAGGTCATCTTTCCGGCCGCGGCTATGGCCGACATCCTGGTGGCAGAGGCGGTAAGGGACCTGGAGGTCTATCCCGAGGCCACTCATCCCCTCTTCCGGCTGGTATAG
- a CDS encoding tetrahydromethanopterin S-methyltransferase subunit A has product MTEEAEDINREAACRGYLDPWPPVRGEYLLGDPGARVAVVTLASTFHPRGAAISGPCRTENLGLEKIVANVISNSNIRVLIICGAESKGHLPGNTLIALHKNGIDERGRIIGSKGAIPFIQNLPAQAIERFARQVELVERIGLEDREEIERLISQYEQISTPFPEEPYQVIERKAARQEMVSVDSDLFFGAGVGMETGRWLVASGV; this is encoded by the coding sequence ATGACAGAGGAGGCCGAAGATATCAACAGAGAGGCTGCGTGCCGGGGATATCTGGATCCCTGGCCGCCGGTGCGGGGAGAGTACCTGTTGGGCGATCCGGGGGCGAGGGTGGCAGTGGTCACCCTGGCCAGCACCTTTCATCCCCGGGGGGCGGCCATATCCGGCCCCTGCAGGACAGAGAACCTGGGATTGGAGAAGATTGTGGCCAATGTGATCAGCAACAGCAATATAAGAGTGCTCATCATCTGCGGAGCGGAGTCAAAGGGCCATCTGCCGGGCAACACCCTGATCGCCCTGCATAAGAATGGCATCGACGAGAGGGGAAGGATAATCGGATCAAAGGGTGCAATTCCATTCATCCAGAACCTCCCCGCTCAGGCCATCGAGCGCTTTGCAAGGCAGGTGGAGCTGGTGGAGAGGATCGGCCTGGAGGACAGAGAGGAGATAGAGAGGCTGATCTCCCAGTATGAACAGATCTCCACCCCCTTTCCCGAGGAGCCCTATCAGGTGATTGAGAGAAAGGCAGCCCGTCAGGAGATGGTATCTGTTGACAGCGACCTCTTCTTCGGGGCGGGGGTCGGCATGGAGACCGGCAGATGGCTGGTCGCATCCGGGGTATGA
- a CDS encoding FaeA/PapI family transcriptional regulator — protein sequence MASYKERILNVIDESEVGLTTVDVAKKANVSKTTVIKYLSVLSSEGEVEFVEVGPSKLWRTKSIITKHGEEQEGRMKAEAFPMMDIDFHNGEEETVYFSFRVKSEQICQLMKKARKCDCETSDRIDRG from the coding sequence ATGGCCTCGTACAAGGAAAGGATTCTGAATGTCATAGACGAGTCTGAGGTGGGTCTGACCACAGTTGATGTGGCCAAGAAGGCCAATGTCAGCAAGACCACAGTCATAAAATATCTCTCTGTGCTCAGCTCTGAGGGGGAGGTCGAGTTCGTGGAGGTGGGACCCTCTAAGCTCTGGAGGACGAAGAGCATAATCACAAAGCATGGGGAAGAGCAGGAGGGAAGGATGAAGGCGGAGGCATTTCCCATGATGGATATTGATTTTCATAACGGCGAGGAGGAGACAGTCTACTTCTCATTTCGGGTCAAGTCGGAACAGATCTGCCAGCTGATGAAGAAAGCCAGGAAATGCGATTGTGAAACCTCAGATAGAATTGATCGAGGATAG
- a CDS encoding gas vesicle protein GvpD P-loop domain-containing protein → MQSNVQTSVPKEIIDFFHVDKGQTLLIKGMPGTGKTTLALEIMSSLCEERNGVYISTRVDPRRLYATNPWVEEVLMPRNVVNATQTKLLESLRKAGKELSSYYAVLDFFRVFFEETEDMDNPMIIIDSWDAVLNYTSHLIGSSQHSFEQNICEFARDLDTHLIFVSEFASVMPLDYIVDGVVTMEQFNLPGHTEGNMRTRYFRQIKLEKLRGVQINQKNYTVTLHNGRFRFFEPYREQKDARIVSDGIRVPDPSEDRISTGIPDLDIVTGGLKYGSCNVLEIDHGVGKRYYQILTALASNAIKNGRGVSILPSIGYQLSSRDIFVPTNVVVSQPEGDDAGAWGKDLLKRWDALRERTGRPILNIIGLDSIEFTFGYKASLNLTNLMIRDWKETNDINVLVVKSGQESMNMAIHTADSYFLVNELNGGLCLYGVIPRTEPYNMLLEDRNRIRLTPMV, encoded by the coding sequence ATGCAGAGCAATGTGCAGACCTCCGTACCAAAGGAGATAATCGACTTCTTTCATGTCGATAAAGGCCAAACGCTCCTCATCAAGGGGATGCCGGGAACGGGCAAGACCACCCTCGCCCTGGAGATCATGAGCAGCCTGTGCGAGGAGAGAAATGGGGTTTACATATCCACGCGGGTGGATCCCCGCCGGCTCTATGCCACCAATCCCTGGGTGGAGGAGGTTCTAATGCCCAGGAATGTGGTCAATGCCACTCAAACCAAGCTCCTGGAGAGCCTGAGAAAGGCGGGCAAGGAGCTTTCCAGCTATTATGCTGTCCTGGACTTCTTCCGGGTCTTCTTCGAGGAGACAGAGGATATGGACAACCCCATGATAATAATCGATAGCTGGGATGCAGTCCTGAACTACACCTCTCATCTGATAGGCTCCTCCCAGCACAGCTTCGAGCAGAACATCTGCGAGTTCGCCCGTGATCTTGACACCCATCTCATCTTCGTCTCCGAGTTCGCCAGCGTCATGCCCCTGGACTATATTGTGGATGGGGTGGTGACCATGGAGCAGTTCAACCTCCCCGGCCATACAGAGGGAAATATGAGGACCCGCTACTTCCGGCAGATCAAGCTGGAGAAGCTGAGAGGAGTCCAGATCAATCAGAAGAACTACACTGTCACATTGCACAACGGCCGGTTCAGGTTCTTTGAGCCTTATCGGGAGCAGAAAGATGCGCGAATTGTGAGCGATGGGATAAGGGTTCCCGATCCCTCTGAAGACCGGATATCAACTGGCATCCCTGACCTGGATATCGTAACCGGCGGCCTGAAATACGGCTCGTGCAATGTCTTGGAGATAGATCACGGTGTGGGCAAGAGGTATTACCAGATTCTGACTGCCCTGGCCTCCAATGCCATCAAGAACGGACGGGGAGTGTCCATCCTTCCCAGCATCGGCTATCAGCTCAGCTCGCGGGACATCTTTGTGCCCACCAATGTCGTCGTCTCCCAGCCAGAGGGTGATGATGCAGGAGCCTGGGGAAAGGACCTGCTGAAGAGGTGGGATGCATTGCGGGAGAGGACCGGCCGGCCCATTCTGAATATCATCGGCCTGGACTCCATTGAGTTCACCTTCGGCTATAAGGCGTCTTTGAACCTGACCAACCTGATGATCAGAGACTGGAAGGAGACCAATGACATCAATGTCCTGGTGGTAAAGAGCGGCCAGGAGAGCATGAACATGGCCATTCACACCGCAGACAGCTACTTTCTGGTAAATGAGCTGAATGGAGGGCTCTGTCTGTATGGGGTCATACCCAGGACTGAGCCCTACAATATGCTTTTAGAGGACAGAAACAGGATCCGTCTGACACCGATGGTCTGA
- a CDS encoding 4Fe-4S dicluster domain-containing protein, which translates to MAMKENKEIFVRLERCMGCRSCEMACAVEHSRSKSLYAAASEKPVPVRLLFVERAEGRNVPMICRHCEDAPCVAVCRTGALVQDPLTGVVERIEENCIGCWMCAMICPYGVVGRKTEVRMAVKCDRCKDRDLPACVQACPTGALVYATQREFMEMMRKEAASRIAREARAVAGA; encoded by the coding sequence ATGGCGATGAAAGAGAATAAGGAGATATTCGTCCGCCTGGAGAGGTGCATGGGCTGCCGGTCCTGCGAGATGGCCTGCGCAGTAGAGCACTCCAGATCCAAGAGCCTCTATGCGGCCGCATCGGAGAAGCCTGTGCCCGTCCGCCTGCTCTTTGTGGAGAGGGCAGAGGGCAGGAATGTGCCCATGATCTGCCGCCACTGCGAGGATGCGCCCTGTGTTGCCGTCTGCCGCACTGGAGCTCTGGTCCAGGACCCGCTCACAGGAGTGGTGGAACGGATCGAAGAGAACTGCATAGGCTGCTGGATGTGCGCCATGATCTGCCCCTATGGTGTGGTGGGCAGGAAGACTGAGGTCAGAATGGCAGTCAAATGCGACCGCTGCAAGGATCGGGATCTTCCAGCCTGTGTCCAGGCCTGCCCCACAGGAGCCCTGGTCTATGCCACCCAGAGGGAGTTCATGGAGATGATGAGAAAGGAGGCTGCGAGCAGGATCGCCAGAGAGGCGCGGGCTGTAGCCGGGGCCTGA
- the cooS gene encoding anaerobic carbon-monoxide dehydrogenase catalytic subunit — protein MVNDVRSRSVDPACQEMLRVCERSGLETAWDRLERLQPQCGFGELGICCRNCNMGPCRIDPFGEGASAGVCGATADIIVARNLLRSIAAGAAAHSDHGRDVANAFKLIVEGKSPSYGIKDQEKLDRLMKEYGVDSPALLATAILAEFGKQDGPIQFTRRAPPQRLELWKRLGIDPRGVDREIVECMHRTHIGVDNDYVNLILHGLRTSISDGWGGSMIATELQDVIFGTPKPLLSEANMGVIEPEKVNIIIHGHEPLLSEMIIAAASDPELISLAREEGAEGINLTGICCTANEALMRQGVPVAGNFLGQELIMATGAVEAMVVDVQCIMPALGPLASCFHTKLISTSPKAKFPGATHMEFHEETAGQTAREIVRTAVKNFRNRDPSRVQIPDIKTKCMAGFSVEAILSALGGSLDPLIEAIKGGSIRGIGAVVGCNNPKITHDLGHISMVQELIENDVLVLTTGCNAQACAKAGLLQPEAAERAGGGLKGICQALGVPPVLHMGSCVDISRILIAAAALANALGVDISDLPAAGAAPEWMSEKAVSIGAYVVSSGVFTVLGTVPPVMGSKAVADLLTSGAKEVVGACFAVEPDPVKAAGLMIEHIDSQRRRLGLA, from the coding sequence ATGGTAAACGATGTTCGCAGTAGATCAGTGGATCCTGCCTGCCAGGAGATGCTTCGTGTCTGTGAGAGATCGGGCCTGGAGACGGCCTGGGATAGGCTGGAGAGACTGCAACCTCAATGTGGTTTCGGTGAATTGGGCATATGCTGCAGAAACTGCAACATGGGACCCTGCCGGATCGATCCTTTCGGGGAAGGGGCAAGCGCGGGCGTCTGCGGGGCCACTGCTGATATAATCGTTGCCCGAAATCTCCTGCGGAGCATTGCCGCCGGGGCAGCAGCCCACTCCGATCACGGGAGGGATGTCGCGAACGCCTTCAAGCTCATAGTGGAGGGCAAATCCCCCTCCTATGGCATCAAAGACCAAGAGAAGCTCGACCGGCTGATGAAGGAGTATGGTGTGGATAGCCCGGCCCTCCTGGCCACAGCCATATTGGCGGAATTTGGAAAACAGGACGGACCCATCCAGTTCACCCGTCGTGCCCCTCCCCAGAGGCTCGAGCTGTGGAAGAGGCTGGGAATCGACCCTCGCGGCGTGGACAGGGAGATCGTGGAATGCATGCATCGGACCCACATCGGCGTGGACAACGATTATGTGAACCTCATACTGCACGGCCTCAGGACCAGCATCTCCGATGGTTGGGGCGGCTCCATGATCGCCACTGAGCTGCAGGATGTCATCTTCGGCACCCCCAAGCCCCTGCTCTCTGAGGCCAACATGGGGGTCATAGAGCCGGAGAAGGTGAATATCATCATCCACGGCCACGAGCCCCTTCTCTCGGAGATGATCATCGCCGCAGCATCCGATCCGGAACTGATCTCTCTGGCCCGGGAGGAGGGAGCAGAGGGAATCAATCTGACGGGGATATGCTGCACCGCCAACGAGGCCCTGATGCGCCAGGGCGTCCCTGTAGCAGGCAACTTCCTGGGCCAGGAGCTGATCATGGCTACAGGCGCTGTGGAGGCGATGGTGGTGGATGTGCAGTGCATCATGCCCGCCCTAGGCCCCCTGGCCAGCTGCTTCCATACCAAATTGATCTCCACCTCACCCAAAGCAAAATTCCCGGGCGCAACCCACATGGAGTTCCATGAGGAGACAGCAGGGCAGACGGCAAGAGAGATCGTGCGCACAGCAGTGAAAAACTTCCGCAACCGCGATCCTTCACGGGTCCAGATCCCGGACATCAAGACCAAATGCATGGCCGGATTCTCTGTAGAGGCAATACTCTCCGCCCTGGGAGGCAGCTTAGATCCGCTGATAGAGGCCATAAAGGGCGGCAGCATCCGGGGCATAGGGGCTGTTGTCGGCTGCAACAACCCCAAGATCACCCATGACCTCGGCCATATCAGCATGGTTCAGGAATTGATCGAGAACGATGTCCTGGTCCTTACCACCGGCTGCAACGCCCAGGCCTGCGCCAAGGCCGGCCTCCTTCAGCCGGAGGCAGCAGAGAGGGCAGGCGGTGGCCTGAAGGGCATCTGTCAGGCCCTGGGAGTGCCCCCGGTTCTTCATATGGGCTCCTGCGTTGACATCAGCCGCATTCTCATTGCTGCTGCAGCCCTGGCCAATGCCCTGGGGGTGGACATAAGCGACCTGCCGGCAGCAGGAGCAGCTCCAGAATGGATGAGCGAGAAGGCAGTGTCCATCGGCGCGTATGTTGTCAGCTCCGGGGTGTTCACCGTCCTGGGAACAGTCCCCCCGGTCATGGGAAGCAAAGCAGTGGCTGATCTGCTCACCTCCGGTGCCAAGGAGGTGGTGGGAGCGTGCTTCGCTGTGGAGCCAGATCCAGTGAAGGCGGCCGGCCTGATGATCGAGCATATCGATAGCCAGCGCAGAAGACTTGGTCTGGCCTGA
- the serB gene encoding phosphoserine phosphatase SerB produces MGRDRPGLIRDILNRPALQSVNIVDMDQRVMQGICVMTVVADFASAETTPGKLEQWYQDNAERLAIDFSFLPLEGHQGRRQTAKELYVVTILARDRPGIIRDVAEVATRYEINIERASVTARGELISIEFLMDFAECIVEDCRAQLKRECERLGLDVVIQDLSQSRKEKRLIVFDMDMTIVDFEIINRLASFAGVDEEVKAITDRAMNGEMDFKESLRQRVCLLKGMPLTTLQEIAADLELTPGSEELIHHLKQVGYKIALISGGFTYFTDVLKERLGFDYVFANVLEIEDGVLTGRIKGDIIDAEAKGRMIFQLAEKEKISPDNIVAVGDGANDCLMIKNAGLGVAFNAKEVLKKVSDGSLSRENLLGLLNVLGLAEKEREV; encoded by the coding sequence ATAGGCCGGGACAGGCCTGGCCTGATTCGCGACATTCTGAATAGGCCCGCCCTTCAGAGTGTGAACATCGTGGATATGGATCAGAGGGTGATGCAGGGGATATGCGTCATGACAGTGGTTGCCGATTTTGCCTCAGCAGAGACCACCCCCGGCAAGCTGGAGCAGTGGTACCAGGATAATGCAGAGAGACTGGCCATAGACTTCTCCTTCCTTCCCCTGGAGGGGCATCAGGGCCGGCGTCAGACTGCTAAGGAGCTCTATGTGGTCACCATTCTGGCCAGGGACCGGCCGGGGATCATTCGCGATGTGGCTGAGGTGGCCACCAGATATGAGATCAATATCGAGAGGGCCTCGGTCACCGCCCGGGGGGAGTTGATCTCCATTGAGTTTCTGATGGACTTTGCCGAATGCATTGTTGAAGACTGCCGGGCACAGCTTAAGAGGGAGTGTGAGCGGCTGGGGCTGGATGTGGTGATACAGGATCTGAGCCAATCCAGAAAGGAGAAGAGGCTCATAGTCTTCGATATGGATATGACCATTGTGGACTTCGAGATCATCAACCGCCTGGCCAGCTTCGCCGGGGTGGACGAGGAGGTGAAGGCGATCACTGACCGGGCGATGAACGGCGAGATGGACTTCAAGGAATCCCTCCGCCAGAGGGTGTGCCTGCTGAAGGGAATGCCCCTCACCACTCTGCAGGAGATAGCCGCAGATCTCGAGCTCACCCCGGGCTCTGAGGAGCTGATCCATCACTTAAAACAGGTGGGATACAAGATCGCCCTGATCAGTGGCGGGTTCACTTACTTCACAGATGTGCTGAAAGAGCGCCTGGGATTTGATTATGTCTTTGCCAATGTTCTGGAGATCGAAGATGGTGTTCTCACCGGGAGGATCAAGGGGGATATAATCGATGCCGAGGCCAAGGGGCGGATGATCTTCCAGTTGGCAGAGAAGGAGAAGATCAGCCCGGACAACATCGTAGCAGTGGGGGATGGGGCCAATGACTGCCTGATGATCAAGAATGCCGGCTTGGGGGTGGCCTTCAATGCCAAAGAGGTGCTCAAGAAGGTCTCAGATGGGTCGCTATCCAGGGAGAACCTCCTGGGATTGCTGAATGTCCTGGGCCTGGCGGAGAAGGAGAGAGAAGTTTAG
- a CDS encoding IS1 family transposase (programmed frameshift) has translation MGKRGPKPRFLDVACPNEQCNLFGIAGKGNVTVYGTYKISSGKVRKYICHTCGTRFCDRTNTAFYDTRTNEEKIKLALKMAMRGMSVLGIAEILESKPSTVSTWISKAAKHSEKVNEVVLKDVETPKVEMDEAWTFVGKTLPREGEYEDKGTWIWISMAANCRLVLSHVIGERSQENADQLVSNTAKRLRSMPLFVTDGLRLYAAALRKQYGKLQPFAPTGKRGRPRSPKLIVDELLQYAQVIKMRVNGRLKKVVKRIIFGKDIDHKMISTSYIERQNLTCRQDNNRISRKTIGFSKETAELNNQMTLYFAHFNYCRKHRALKYRNEMGITKFNSPAKQAGLIDHVWSLQELLTFPYYKTQTH, from the exons ATGGGCAAAAGAGGTCCAAAGCCTCGATTCTTGGATGTAGCATGCCCGAATGAGCAGTGCAATCTATTTGGAATTGCTGGGAAAGGAAACGTCACTGTGTACGGAACTTACAAGATAAGCTCCGGCAAGGTCAGGAAATATATTTGCCACACATGTGGTACCAGATTCTGTGATAGAACTAACACTGCATTCTATGACACAAGAACAAACGAAGAAAAGATCAAGCTGGCTCTAAAAATGGCCATGCGTGGAATGAGTGTCTTAGGAATAGCTGAGATCCTTGAGTCAAAACCATCTACTGTAAGCACTTGGATCTCGAAAGCAGCAAAGCATAGTGAAAAAGTCAATGAAGTTGTCTTGAAGGATGTAGAGACCCCAAAGGTAGAGATGGACGAGGCATGGACTTTTGTGGGGAAAACACTACCCAGAGAAGGTGAATACGAAGATAAAGGAACTTGGATCTGGATAAGCATGGCTGCAAATTGCAGGTTGGTGCTTTCACATGTTATCGGTGAGCGATCTCAGGAAAATGCAGATCAGCTCGTTTCAAATACTGCCAAAAGACTCAGATCAATGCCGCTCTTTGTGACAGATGGATTAAGACTATATGCAGCAGCTCTTCGAAAGCAATATGGAAAACTACAGCCGTTCGCACCAACAGGCAAGCGAGGGCGACCTCGAAGTCCTAAATTAATCGTAGATGAACTATTACAATATGCTCAAGTCATTAAAATGAGGGTCAACGGTAGACTAA AAAAAGTGGTCAAGAGAATCATATTTGGCAAAGATATAGACCACAAAATGATATCTACCAGCTACATTGAACGGCAAAACCTGACATGCAGACAAGATAATAACCGCATATCAAGGAAAACCATAGGTTTCTCTAAGGAGACTGCAGAATTGAATAACCAAATGACCCTATATTTCGCGCACTTCAACTACTGCCGAAAGCATCGTGCTCTAAAATATAGAAATGAGATGGGCATAACGAAGTTCAATAGTCCCGCGAAGCAAGCTGGCTTAATCGATCATGTCTGGAGCTTGCAGGAACTCTTGACTTTTCCATATTACAAAACTCAAACCCATTAG
- a CDS encoding IS1 family transposase (programmed frameshift), with the protein MGKRGPKPRFLDVACPNEQCNLFGIAGKGNVTVYGTYKISSGKVRKYICHTCGTRFCDRTNTAFYDTRTNEEKIKLALKMAMRGMSVLGIAEILESKPSTVSTWISKAAKHSEKVNEVVLKDVETPKVEMDEAWTFVGKKPLPREGEYEDKGTWIWISMAANCRLVLSHVIGERSQENADQLVSNTAKRLRSMPLFVTDGLRLYAAALRKQYGKLQPFAPTGKRGRPRSPKLIVDELLQYAQVIKMRVNGRLKKVVKRIIFGKDIDHKMISTSYIERQNLTCRQDNNRISRKTIGFSKETAELNNQMTLYFAHFNYCRKHRALKYRNEMGITKFNSPAKQAGLIDHVWSLQELLTFPYYKTQTH; encoded by the exons ATGGGCAAAAGAGGTCCAAAGCCTCGATTCTTGGATGTAGCATGCCCGAATGAGCAGTGCAATCTATTTGGAATTGCTGGGAAAGGAAACGTCACTGTGTACGGAACTTACAAGATAAGCTCCGGCAAGGTCAGGAAATATATTTGCCACACATGTGGTACCAGATTCTGTGATAGAACTAACACTGCATTCTATGACACAAGAACAAACGAAGAAAAGATCAAGCTGGCTCTAAAAATGGCCATGCGTGGAATGAGTGTCTTAGGAATAGCTGAGATCCTTGAGTCAAAACCATCTACTGTAAGCACTTGGATCTCGAAAGCAGCAAAGCATAGTGAAAAAGTCAATGAAGTTGTCTTGAAGGATGTAGAGACCCCAAAGGTAGAGATGGACGAGGCATGGACTTTTGTGGGGAAAAAAC CACTACCCAGAGAAGGTGAATACGAAGATAAAGGAACTTGGATCTGGATAAGCATGGCTGCAAATTGCAGGTTGGTGCTTTCACATGTTATCGGTGAGCGATCTCAGGAAAATGCAGATCAGCTCGTTTCAAATACTGCCAAAAGACTCAGATCAATGCCGCTCTTTGTGACAGATGGATTAAGACTATATGCAGCAGCTCTTCGAAAGCAATATGGAAAACTACAGCCGTTCGCACCAACAGGCAAGCGAGGGCGACCTCGAAGTCCTAAATTAATCGTAGATGAACTATTACAATATGCTCAAGTCATTAAAATGAGGGTCAACGGTAGACTAAAAAAAGTGGTCAAGAGAATCATATTTGGCAAAGATATAGACCACAAAATGATATCTACCAGCTACATTGAACGGCAAAACCTGACATGCAGACAAGATAATAACCGCATATCAAGGAAAACCATAGGTTTCTCTAAGGAGACTGCAGAATTGAATAACCAAATGACCCTATATTTCGCGCACTTCAACTACTGCCGAAAGCATCGTGCTCTAAAATATAGAAATGAGATGGGCATAACGAAGTTCAATAGTCCCGCGAAGCAAGCTGGCTTAATCGATCATGTCTGGAGCTTGCAGGAACTCTTGACTTTTCCATATTACAAAACTCAAACCCATTAG